A window of the Pararge aegeria chromosome 2, ilParAegt1.1, whole genome shotgun sequence genome harbors these coding sequences:
- the LOC120630114 gene encoding glycine, alanine and asparagine-rich protein-like has product MAAKLIVALACFALCNASPVFLRNYIFRNGRGYSIGQGYTNTGGRATGSATSNGGVLQAYGTASSSGQNQFGRSGPFPGDTVAKAEVYDTPNAPTYGVSKAFAEAQNPPTYYAVPAPATIVSEQIFETPAEIRYAQPAVAQSSATLNGNSDSSITSAKVEGTGSAESTAKTQGIGSYGITSSNAKTFGSGVGTASSNVNNGYGAANTAARTEGFGSASSKSESGLGMTSAATQTNGGYASSAANNALNSAVVSASSQGTASSKADINTLQGVIVSPVKTVGFKGWRFGTAYSVPTPGQAQVSSQANGGSAKSTAHTDGVVTTADAQGYGSANANANLPGGYVNSAANTNGLGYGAARYTQANQYGSSHSTIYNGLGNIKSSANSNGYGNANSHADINEHGSLSSVSNSNGLGTAASSANSVPSFASLKTDGLPYIYSPRATVNTQTSGQGSASARTQGLNSGYKVVNSVANSYGHGAAQANASA; this is encoded by the exons ATGGCCGCCAAGTTGATCGTAGCCTTGGCATGTTTCGCCCTTTGCAATGCTAGTCCCGTATTTTTAAGGA attACATATTCCGTAACGGGCGAGGATATTCGATCGGTCAAGGTTACACCAACACAGGCGGGCGTGCCACAGGCTCCGCGACAAGTAATGGAGGCGTTCTTCAGGCATACGGAACCGCATCTTCCTCCGGTCAAAATCAATTCGGTAGAAGTGGACCCTTCCCAGGAGACACAGTTGCTAAGGCGGAAGTATATGATACACCAAATGCTCCTACTTATGGAGTGTCTAAAGCATTTGCTGAAGCACAAAACCCACCAACCTATTATGCCGTGCCTGCTCCTGCTACTATAGTATCCGAACAAATCTTCGAAACGCCTGCTGAAATAAGATATGCACAACCAGCTGTTGCTCAATCGTCGGCTACACTTAATGGTAACTCAGATTCATCTATTACCTCTGCTAAGGTGGAAGGAACTGGCTCCGCTGAATCTACTGCTAAGACCCAAGGCATTGGAAGCTACGGAATAACCTCATCAAATGCTAAAACTTTCGGATCTGGTGTAGGAACTGCCTCTTCAAATGTCAACAATGGTTACGGAGCTGCTAATACCGCTGCAAGAACAGAAGGCTTCGGCTCGGCTTCATCAAAATCTGAAAGTGGTCTAGGTATGACATCGGCTGCAACTCAGACGAACGGTGGTTATGCAAGTTCAGCGGCCAACAACGCATTGAATTCCGCTGTTGTTTCAGCTAGTTCTCAAGGTACTGCTTCATCTAAAGCTGACATCAATACTCTCCAAGGAGTGATTGTTAGCCCTGTTAAAACGGTTGGCTTCAAAGGCTGGCGTTTCGGCACTGCCTATAGCGTTCCAACCCCTGGACAAGCTCAAGTTTCCAGCCAAGCTAATGGAGGTTCCGCCAAGTCTACCGCTCACACTGATGGCGTAGTGACTACCGCTGATGCCCAAGGCTACGGCTCTGCCAACGCTAACGCTAACTTACCCGGCGGATACGTTAATTCAGCTGCTAACACCAACGGCCTCGGTTACGGTGCTGCCAGATACACCCAAGCCAACCAATATGGATCTTCACACTCTACCATTTACAATGGTTTAGGCAACATTAAATCATCAGCCAATTCAAATGGTTATGGTAATGCCAATTCTCATGCTGATATCAACGAACATGGCTCTCTTTCTTCGGTTTCAAACTCAAATGGTCTTGGAACTGCTGCCTCTAGTGCTAATTCTGTACCGAGTTTTGCCTCACTGAAGACTGACGGGCTTCCATACATCTACAGCCCACGAGCAACCGTCAATACTCAGACATCCGGCCAAGGTTCAGCTTCTGCTAGGACTCAGGGACTGAACTCAGGATATAAAGTCGTTAACTCAGTGGCCAATTCGTATGGGCACGGTGCTGCACAGGCTAATGCCAGCGCCTAA